From Acidobacteriota bacterium, a single genomic window includes:
- a CDS encoding Glu/Leu/Phe/Val dehydrogenase, whose product MSEHTSFNAFEMAQRQFDRVADLLDLDRATRELLRVPQREYHFTIPVRMDDGHVKIFPGFRVQHNDARGPSKGGIRFHPQETIDTVRALAMWMSWKCAVVDIPLGGGKGGVVCDPHNLSAHEQELVCRGWVRQVARDIGPLVDVPAPDVMTNPQHMVWMLDEFETINKGQHYPGLITGKPVGLGGSLGRTEATGYGVVFTIREALKAMGARIDGCTASVQGFGNVAQYAIQLFTNLGGKVIAVSSWDQKDQAAYTCRRADGLQFDSLMQITDKFGGIDKAKARDIGCEILPGGAWIEQEVDVVIPAALENQVRADNVEKIARSVRVLAEGANGPTAPEADEVLKKRNIFNIPDFLANAGGVTCSYFEQVQSNMNYYWEREEVLSKLDTKMTSAFAGVYDIAQRQKLYMRDAAYVVAINRVARACRDRGWV is encoded by the coding sequence CGCAGCGGCAGTTCGACCGCGTCGCCGATCTGCTCGATCTCGACCGCGCGACGCGAGAGCTGCTCCGCGTCCCGCAGCGCGAGTACCACTTCACCATTCCCGTCCGGATGGACGACGGGCACGTGAAGATCTTCCCCGGCTTCCGGGTGCAGCACAACGACGCGCGCGGCCCGTCCAAGGGGGGCATCCGCTTTCACCCTCAGGAGACGATCGACACCGTCCGCGCGCTCGCGATGTGGATGTCCTGGAAGTGCGCGGTGGTGGACATCCCGCTCGGCGGCGGCAAGGGGGGCGTCGTCTGCGACCCGCACAATCTCAGCGCGCACGAGCAGGAGCTGGTTTGCCGCGGCTGGGTGCGCCAGGTCGCGCGCGACATCGGCCCGCTCGTCGATGTGCCCGCGCCCGACGTCATGACCAACCCGCAGCACATGGTGTGGATGCTCGACGAGTTCGAGACCATCAATAAAGGCCAGCACTACCCGGGTTTGATCACCGGCAAGCCGGTGGGGCTCGGCGGGTCGCTCGGCCGCACCGAGGCGACGGGCTACGGCGTGGTCTTCACCATCCGCGAGGCGCTGAAGGCCATGGGCGCCAGGATCGACGGGTGCACCGCCAGCGTCCAGGGCTTCGGCAACGTCGCGCAGTACGCGATCCAGCTGTTCACCAACCTGGGCGGGAAAGTGATCGCGGTCTCGTCGTGGGATCAGAAGGATCAGGCCGCGTACACCTGCCGCCGGGCCGACGGCCTGCAGTTCGACTCGCTCATGCAGATCACCGACAAGTTCGGCGGGATCGACAAGGCCAAGGCGCGGGACATCGGGTGCGAGATCCTGCCCGGCGGCGCCTGGATCGAGCAGGAAGTGGACGTAGTGATTCCCGCGGCGCTCGAGAACCAGGTGCGCGCGGACAACGTCGAGAAGATCGCCCGCAGCGTCCGCGTTCTCGCCGAGGGAGCGAACGGCCCGACGGCGCCGGAAGCCGACGAGGTGCTGAAGAAGCGGAACATCTTCAACATTCCCGACTTCCTCGCCAACGCCGGCGGCGTCACCTGCAGCTACTTCGAGCAGGTGCAGAGCAACATGAACTACTACTGGGAGCGCGAAGAGGTCCTGAGCAAGCTGGACACGAAGATGACCAGCGCGTTTGCGGGCGTCTACGACATCGCGCAGCGCCAGAAGCTCTACATGCGCGACGCCGCCTACGTCGTCGCCATCAACCGCGTCGCCCGGGCGTGCAGGGATCGAGGGTGGGTATAG
- a CDS encoding nucleotidyltransferase domain-containing protein, with protein MVNHLCWRGINEAQPLLQRAAAGLPEEDALTDNQPIAVRAATAPVEETFGIASRHLAPEEILKDLEKWIKDDKSGILIEAVQRQHRSLSDIAQALHFQEHFAGRDRELSRAVRTGLRAALARRLLTDDIEFVAKAKRFIGVEDYSRVLSRTVDAASSHGKLGGKASGLLLAAAIIGRAHEDAELLGEINVPKTWYLTSDAALAFFEYNELDDVQNRKYLDIEQIRREYPQIVQVFKHSEFPPDLVEGLSNALDDFGEVPLIVRSSSLLEDRIGSSFSGKYKSLFLANQGTKRERLAALLDAIAEVYASVFGPDPIEYRAARGLLDFYEEMAIMIQAVVGTRVGPYFLPAYGGVAFSRNEFRWSPRIRRQDGLLRLVPGLGTRAVDRVSDDYPVLIAPGQPGLRVNVTREEIERYSPKKIDVINLETRQFETVLVSDLIAQHGDEYPMVRRIISVMDESGVLRMPPFGWNPKRAVTVVTFEGLVRDTRFIAKMRALLRVLSDKLEMPVDIEFASDGERFYLLQCRPQSSAAAEAAVSVPQDVPRDRVLFSTKRYVSDGRVPNLTHIVYVDPEGYQSLAKRTDLIEVGRAVGRLNKLLPKRRFVLIGPGRWGSRGDIRLGVQVTYSDINHSAMLIEVAARRGSYVPELSFGTHFFQDLVESAIRYLPIFPDDPDTIFDVNFLQTRPSVLAAMLPKYAHLARAIRVIDVAEATGGLTLRVLMNADQEQALGMFAEPEAVQARSLRAVEPAAAPPSYSSDEHSRWRMRMAERIAEEADIDRLGIEAFYVFGSTRNGTAGASSDIDLLVHFAGSYNQRRALMDWLDGWSAALAETNYLRTGRRTPRLLDVHIVTDDDVALRRGYAVKIGAATDAARPLRVRGR; from the coding sequence ATGGTGAACCACCTGTGCTGGCGGGGGATCAACGAGGCGCAGCCGTTGCTGCAACGCGCCGCCGCGGGGCTGCCGGAAGAAGACGCCCTGACCGACAACCAGCCGATCGCGGTGCGGGCCGCGACCGCTCCGGTCGAGGAAACCTTCGGCATCGCGTCGCGCCACCTCGCGCCCGAGGAAATCCTCAAGGACCTCGAAAAGTGGATCAAGGACGACAAGTCCGGCATCCTCATCGAGGCGGTCCAGCGGCAGCACCGGTCGCTCTCCGACATCGCGCAGGCGCTGCACTTCCAGGAGCATTTCGCCGGGCGGGACCGCGAGCTGTCGCGTGCCGTCCGCACGGGGCTGCGCGCGGCGCTCGCCCGCCGCCTCCTGACCGACGACATCGAGTTCGTCGCCAAGGCGAAGCGGTTCATCGGCGTCGAGGACTACAGCCGCGTGCTCTCTCGAACGGTCGACGCCGCGAGCAGTCACGGGAAGCTGGGCGGGAAGGCGTCCGGACTGCTGCTCGCCGCCGCGATCATCGGCCGCGCGCACGAGGACGCGGAGCTCCTCGGTGAGATCAACGTTCCCAAGACGTGGTACCTCACCTCGGACGCCGCGCTCGCCTTCTTCGAGTACAACGAGCTGGACGACGTGCAGAACCGGAAGTACCTGGACATCGAGCAGATCCGGCGCGAGTACCCGCAGATCGTGCAGGTGTTCAAGCACTCCGAGTTCCCGCCGGACCTCGTGGAGGGCCTGTCGAACGCGCTCGACGACTTCGGCGAGGTCCCGCTGATCGTCCGCAGCTCGTCGCTGCTCGAGGACCGCATCGGCAGCTCGTTCTCCGGGAAGTACAAGAGCCTGTTCCTCGCCAACCAGGGCACGAAGCGGGAGCGGCTGGCCGCGCTGCTCGATGCGATCGCCGAGGTCTACGCCTCGGTCTTCGGCCCCGACCCCATCGAGTACCGCGCGGCCCGCGGGCTCCTCGACTTCTACGAGGAGATGGCGATCATGATCCAGGCGGTGGTCGGCACGCGGGTCGGGCCCTACTTCCTCCCGGCGTACGGCGGCGTCGCGTTCAGCCGCAACGAGTTCCGGTGGTCGCCGCGCATCCGGCGGCAGGACGGGCTCCTCCGGCTCGTGCCGGGCCTCGGCACCCGCGCGGTCGATCGGGTCAGCGACGACTACCCGGTGCTCATCGCGCCGGGGCAGCCGGGCCTGCGCGTGAACGTCACGCGCGAGGAGATCGAGCGCTACTCGCCCAAGAAGATCGACGTCATCAACCTGGAGACGCGGCAGTTCGAGACGGTGCTCGTCTCCGACCTGATCGCGCAGCACGGCGACGAGTACCCGATGGTCCGCCGGATCATCTCCGTCATGGATGAAAGCGGCGTGCTGCGGATGCCCCCGTTCGGGTGGAACCCGAAGCGCGCGGTGACGGTCGTGACCTTCGAAGGGCTGGTGCGCGACACGCGCTTCATCGCGAAGATGCGGGCGCTGCTGCGCGTGCTCAGCGACAAGCTCGAGATGCCGGTCGACATCGAGTTCGCGTCCGATGGCGAACGGTTCTACCTGCTGCAGTGCCGCCCCCAGAGCTCCGCGGCCGCCGAGGCGGCCGTCTCGGTGCCCCAGGACGTGCCGCGCGACCGCGTGCTGTTCTCGACGAAGCGGTACGTGTCCGACGGGCGCGTCCCCAACCTCACGCACATCGTGTACGTCGATCCGGAAGGCTACCAGTCGCTCGCGAAGCGCACCGACCTGATCGAGGTGGGCCGTGCCGTGGGACGGCTGAACAAGCTGCTGCCGAAGCGGCGTTTCGTGCTCATCGGGCCGGGGCGCTGGGGCAGCCGCGGCGACATCCGGCTGGGCGTGCAGGTCACCTATTCGGACATCAACCACTCCGCGATGCTGATCGAAGTGGCGGCGCGCCGCGGCAGCTACGTGCCGGAACTGTCGTTCGGCACCCACTTCTTCCAGGACCTGGTGGAGTCGGCGATCAGGTATCTGCCGATCTTCCCCGACGACCCCGACACGATCTTCGACGTCAACTTCCTGCAGACCAGGCCGAGCGTCCTGGCCGCCATGCTCCCGAAGTACGCGCACCTGGCGCGCGCGATCCGCGTCATCGACGTCGCCGAGGCCACGGGCGGGCTCACGCTGCGCGTCCTGATGAACGCCGACCAGGAGCAGGCGCTCGGGATGTTTGCGGAGCCCGAAGCCGTGCAGGCGCGGAGCCTCCGGGCCGTGGAGCCGGCGGCGGCGCCGCCGTCCTACTCGAGCGACGAGCACTCGCGCTGGCGCATGCGAATGGCGGAACGCATCGCCGAGGAGGCGGACATCGACCGCCTCGGGATCGAAGCGTTCTATGTCTTCGGGAGCACCCGGAACGGGACGGCGGGCGCGTCGAGCGACATCGACCTGCTCGTGCACTTCGCCGGCAGCTACAACCAGCGGCGCGCCCTCATGGACTGGCTCGACGGCTGGAGCGCCGCCCTCGCCGAGACGAACTACCTGCGCACCGGCCGCCGCACCCCCCGCCTCCTCGACGTGCACATCGTCACCGATGACGATGTCGCGCTCAGGCGCGGGTACGCGGTGAAGATCGGGGCCGCGACCGACGCGGCGCGGCCGCTGCGCGTGCGCGGGCGATAG
- a CDS encoding VWA domain-containing protein, with amino-acid sequence MNRAIVVPLALLLGAAALAAQTPTPAGQQPPPAPAGQAPQQPIFRRGVSYVSVDVIVTDNKGNPVLDLKPEDFEVTEEGKPQKVESFQVIRVGQEAGGTVPSPIRTQADIEREAERADVRIFAFLLDDYHVRRGASLGVRDPLVRFVQQQIAPTDLVGIMYPLTPVSDFALSRNRDGLANALKSFLGRKYEYEPRNEFEERYAYYPAETVEQIRNQVTLSALRALVTHLGGLREGRKAVILVSEGFSNTLPAQLADPVAAMPGYGNPARGRPGAVPDSAGPTTRDFFAQVDLMSELREVYSAANRSNTAIYTLDPRGLSAFEFDINEGVGSNVDRQMANATRDTLYTLAGETDGRAIINRNDLDGGLRQIVRDSSAYYLLGYNSTESPADGKFHAIRVRVKRPGVQVRARKGYWAYSAEDAARITESGAAAAAGTPAVPPEIERALSSMAVPRSRPARTWIGTMRADDGRTQVTFAWEPASAGPGSVGGATPARISLTVVAPGGEPLFRGTVEERTAARFVVPPGPVQIRYNIEAADGRVIDSDSRELVAADYLRPQLQLSTPVLLRGRTARDLNALRADAAASPTASREFSRAERLVVRVQAYSPGDQPPAVTARLLNRTGKPMADLPMKAPTGGARDFEAELPLAALAAGEYLVEIKASAAEGEAKELVAFRVGS; translated from the coding sequence ATGAACAGAGCCATTGTCGTTCCGCTCGCCCTCCTGCTCGGCGCCGCCGCTCTCGCTGCGCAGACGCCCACCCCCGCCGGCCAGCAGCCGCCACCGGCGCCGGCGGGGCAGGCACCGCAGCAGCCGATTTTCCGGCGAGGCGTCAGCTACGTCAGCGTTGACGTCATCGTGACCGACAACAAGGGAAACCCCGTTCTCGACCTGAAGCCCGAAGACTTCGAGGTGACCGAGGAAGGGAAGCCGCAGAAGGTCGAATCGTTCCAGGTGATCAGAGTCGGGCAGGAGGCTGGCGGGACCGTCCCGTCCCCGATCCGGACGCAGGCGGACATCGAGCGCGAGGCGGAGCGCGCCGACGTGCGCATCTTCGCGTTCCTGCTGGACGACTACCACGTGCGGCGCGGCGCGAGCCTGGGCGTGCGCGACCCGCTCGTCCGGTTCGTGCAGCAGCAGATTGCGCCGACCGACCTGGTCGGCATCATGTATCCGCTCACGCCGGTCAGCGATTTCGCGCTGTCGCGCAACCGCGACGGGCTGGCGAACGCGTTGAAGAGCTTCCTGGGCCGGAAGTACGAGTACGAGCCGCGCAACGAGTTCGAGGAGCGATACGCGTACTACCCCGCGGAGACGGTCGAACAGATTCGCAACCAGGTGACGCTCTCGGCGCTGCGCGCGCTCGTCACGCACCTGGGCGGCCTGCGGGAGGGACGGAAGGCCGTGATCCTCGTCAGCGAGGGGTTCTCCAACACGCTGCCCGCTCAGCTGGCGGACCCCGTGGCGGCGATGCCCGGGTACGGAAACCCCGCCCGCGGCCGTCCGGGCGCGGTGCCCGATTCGGCGGGGCCGACCACCCGCGACTTTTTCGCGCAGGTGGACCTGATGTCGGAGCTTCGCGAGGTCTACTCGGCCGCCAATCGTTCCAACACCGCGATCTACACGCTCGATCCGCGTGGGTTGTCGGCCTTCGAGTTCGACATCAACGAAGGGGTGGGGAGCAACGTCGATCGCCAGATGGCCAATGCGACCCGCGACACGCTCTACACGCTGGCGGGCGAGACCGACGGGCGCGCGATCATCAACCGCAACGATCTGGACGGCGGCCTGCGGCAGATCGTGCGCGACTCGAGCGCGTACTACCTGCTCGGCTACAACTCCACGGAGTCGCCGGCCGACGGGAAATTCCACGCGATCAGGGTGCGCGTGAAGCGCCCCGGCGTGCAGGTCCGCGCGCGCAAGGGCTACTGGGCGTACTCGGCGGAAGACGCGGCGCGCATCACCGAATCGGGCGCCGCCGCGGCGGCCGGCACGCCCGCGGTGCCGCCCGAAATCGAACGCGCACTCTCGTCGATGGCCGTGCCGCGCAGCCGCCCCGCTCGCACGTGGATCGGCACCATGCGTGCCGATGACGGCAGGACGCAGGTGACCTTCGCGTGGGAGCCGGCGTCGGCCGGCCCGGGATCGGTCGGTGGCGCGACACCGGCCAGAATCTCGCTGACGGTCGTGGCTCCCGGCGGCGAGCCGTTGTTCCGCGGGACGGTGGAGGAGCGCACGGCGGCGCGATTCGTGGTGCCGCCTGGCCCGGTGCAGATTCGCTACAACATCGAGGCCGCTGACGGCCGCGTGATCGATTCGGACAGCCGCGAGCTGGTGGCTGCCGATTACCTCCGGCCGCAGCTTCAGCTGTCGACCCCGGTCCTCCTGCGCGGCCGGACGGCGCGCGACCTGAACGCGCTGCGCGCGGACGCCGCGGCCTCTCCGACCGCGTCACGCGAGTTCAGCCGCGCCGAGCGCCTGGTTGTCCGCGTCCAGGCCTATTCGCCGGGCGACCAGCCGCCGGCGGTGACCGCGCGTCTCCTCAATCGAACCGGCAAGCCGATGGCGGATCTGCCGATGAAGGCGCCGACCGGCGGCGCGCGCGACTTCGAGGCCGAGCTGCCGCTGGCCGCGCTCGCGGCCGGCGAGTACCTCGTGGAGATCAAGGCCTCGGCGGCCGAGGGCGAGGCGAAGGAACTGGTGGCGTTTCGGGTCGGGAGCTGA
- a CDS encoding acyl-CoA dehydrogenase family protein, producing MDFSFTPEQSAFRDAAARFASARVAPQAAHIDRDAEFPRALIAEAAKAGLCGATIAPEWGGAGQDYVAYALALEAVARASATVAVILAVNNSLVAEPIAQFGSDAQKDAWLRDLVSGRRLGVFALSEEQAGTDAANQRTIATLDGSGYVINGRKVWTANAEAADVAVVFAATQPGLRGRGVSAFLIPFDTPGVHRHVSADSLGVRGLGCMDLELKDVRVDAGAMLGSRGEGFKIALWALDGGRVAIAAQALGVGAAALDEALAHAKQRETFGQPIANYQAIQWMLADMATELEAARMLMWQAADARTRKPSARLEASMAKLAASEAAHRAADKAMQILASAGYRRGSTVERLFRDVRATEIYQGTSEVQRMIIAEQVLGLRG from the coding sequence ATGGACTTCTCCTTCACCCCTGAGCAATCCGCCTTCCGCGACGCCGCGGCGCGGTTTGCGTCCGCGCGCGTGGCGCCGCAGGCGGCGCACATCGATCGCGACGCCGAGTTTCCACGCGCGCTGATTGCCGAGGCCGCGAAGGCCGGGCTGTGCGGCGCGACGATCGCGCCCGAGTGGGGCGGCGCCGGCCAGGACTACGTGGCGTACGCGCTGGCGCTCGAAGCGGTGGCGCGCGCCAGCGCGACGGTCGCCGTCATCCTCGCCGTCAACAACTCGCTCGTCGCGGAGCCGATCGCGCAGTTCGGCAGCGACGCGCAGAAAGACGCCTGGCTGCGCGATCTCGTGAGCGGCCGCCGGCTCGGCGTGTTCGCGCTGTCGGAGGAGCAGGCAGGGACCGACGCGGCGAACCAGCGCACCATCGCGACCCTCGATGGCAGCGGGTACGTGATCAACGGGCGGAAGGTGTGGACCGCGAACGCCGAAGCGGCCGACGTCGCGGTCGTGTTCGCCGCCACGCAGCCCGGGCTGCGCGGCCGCGGGGTCTCCGCGTTCCTCATCCCGTTCGATACGCCCGGCGTCCACCGCCACGTCTCGGCCGACTCGCTCGGCGTCCGCGGGCTCGGGTGCATGGACCTGGAACTCAAGGACGTGCGCGTCGACGCGGGGGCGATGCTCGGCTCGCGCGGCGAGGGTTTCAAGATCGCGCTGTGGGCGCTCGACGGCGGGCGCGTCGCGATCGCCGCGCAGGCGCTGGGGGTCGGCGCCGCGGCGCTCGACGAGGCGCTCGCGCACGCGAAACAGCGGGAGACGTTCGGCCAGCCGATCGCGAACTATCAGGCGATCCAGTGGATGCTCGCCGACATGGCCACCGAGCTGGAAGCCGCGCGCATGCTCATGTGGCAGGCCGCCGACGCGCGCACCCGCAAGCCATCCGCCCGCCTCGAAGCCTCCATGGCGAAGCTCGCCGCGTCCGAGGCTGCGCACCGGGCGGCGGACAAGGCGATGCAGATCCTGGCCTCCGCCGGCTACCGCCGCGGCTCCACCGTCGAGCGGCTGTTCCGCGACGTTCGCGCGACGGAAATCTACCAGGGCACCTCAGAGGTCCAGCGGATGATCATCGCCGAGCAGGTGCTCGGGCTCCGGGGCTGA
- a CDS encoding HIT domain-containing protein, translating into MERLWSPWRLAYVTGTGNPDPGCIFCGALDRAAAEPLVVHVGETCFVILNLYPYNNGHLMVVPKRHIGTLASATAEELGELMQLTQLAEVALTEAYTPHGMNMGINLGRPAGAGVLDHLHIHVVPRWNGDTNFMSVVGNVRVLPEELPQVSARLRPIFERLCSRRP; encoded by the coding sequence GTGGAGCGACTCTGGAGCCCGTGGAGGCTCGCGTACGTGACCGGTACCGGTAATCCGGATCCGGGCTGCATCTTCTGCGGCGCGCTCGATCGCGCGGCGGCGGAGCCGCTCGTCGTCCACGTCGGCGAGACCTGTTTCGTCATTCTCAACCTGTATCCCTACAACAACGGCCACCTGATGGTGGTCCCCAAGCGGCACATCGGGACGCTGGCGTCCGCGACGGCCGAGGAGCTGGGCGAGCTGATGCAGCTGACGCAGCTCGCCGAAGTCGCCTTGACCGAGGCCTACACCCCGCACGGGATGAACATGGGCATCAACCTGGGGCGCCCGGCCGGAGCCGGCGTTCTCGACCACCTGCACATCCACGTCGTGCCCCGCTGGAACGGCGACACCAATTTCATGTCGGTCGTCGGCAACGTGCGCGTCCTGCCGGAGGAACTGCCGCAGGTGTCGGCGAGGCTGAGGCCGATCTTTGAGCGGTTGTGCAGCCGCCGGCCTTGA
- a CDS encoding integration host factor subunit beta produces the protein MTKAELVEEVSRVSDLTKKHSELIVDTVFKSIIDALHRGEKIELRGFGSFRLRQREPRKGRNPKTGDKVDVPPKKVPYFKPGKELKDLINRIEAEAAVAPAPASVVPGIPNGSDSMLT, from the coding sequence ATGACCAAGGCGGAACTCGTCGAAGAAGTTTCGCGCGTGTCGGATCTCACGAAGAAGCACTCCGAGCTGATCGTGGACACGGTGTTCAAGAGCATCATCGATGCGCTGCACCGCGGCGAGAAGATCGAATTGCGTGGGTTCGGCAGCTTCCGGCTGCGGCAGCGTGAGCCGCGGAAGGGACGCAACCCGAAGACGGGTGACAAGGTCGACGTGCCGCCGAAGAAGGTGCCCTACTTCAAGCCTGGCAAGGAGCTGAAGGACCTGATCAACCGCATCGAGGCGGAAGCGGCGGTCGCGCCGGCTCCTGCGTCGGTGGTCCCGGGGATCCCCAACGGCTCCGATTCGATGCTCACCTGA
- a CDS encoding 30S ribosomal protein S1, with protein sequence MASSNEITKKPIEGGAVSDDAVDPEEYQRLLELYDNSFRNLSEGEVVKGTVLKVTPSEVVVDVGYKSEGMIPIEEFIDETGTVTVQPGDTVDVLLERTEDRDGYVVLSREKAEKMKIWDEVEKAYAERKVVIGRVIERIKGGLAVDIGVRAFLPGSQIDVRPVRNLDALKGQELRMRVIKVNKKRGNIVLSRKALLEEENAERKKHTLDTLAEGKVLRGTVKNITDYGAFIDLGGIDGLLHITDMSWGRVGHPSELFKVNDEIDVVVLKYDPATERVSLGHKQLVGDPWQTVIERYPVGHRVNGKVVSLTDYGAFIELEPGVEGLIHVSEMSWSKRVKHPSKVLNAGDPVEAMVLGVDPAARRISLGLKQVESNPWHELADKYPVGTNITGKVRNLTEFGAFVEVEEGIDGLIHISDMSWSKRIKHPSEVLKKGDTVQAMVLNIDADNQRLSLGLKQLQTDIWDEFFSQHKVGEIVEGKVVRVTNFGAFVELADGIEGLIHVSEFDDQRGERLELQVGESYQMKIIKLVPGERKIGLSIRALKSDEFRTDWEEYNESSGRPGATLGDHFRQLNRGE encoded by the coding sequence ATGGCAAGTTCAAACGAAATCACGAAGAAACCGATCGAAGGAGGTGCTGTCAGCGACGACGCGGTCGATCCCGAGGAATATCAGCGACTGCTGGAACTCTATGACAACAGTTTCCGGAATCTCTCCGAGGGAGAGGTGGTCAAGGGCACCGTGCTCAAGGTCACCCCGTCGGAGGTCGTCGTCGATGTGGGCTACAAGTCGGAGGGGATGATCCCGATTGAGGAGTTCATCGACGAGACCGGCACCGTGACGGTGCAGCCGGGCGACACGGTGGACGTGCTGCTCGAGCGCACCGAGGACCGCGACGGCTACGTCGTGCTGTCCCGCGAGAAGGCCGAGAAGATGAAGATCTGGGACGAGGTCGAGAAGGCCTACGCGGAGCGGAAGGTCGTCATCGGCCGCGTCATCGAGCGGATCAAGGGAGGCCTCGCGGTGGACATCGGCGTCCGCGCGTTCCTGCCCGGATCGCAGATCGACGTGCGTCCCGTCCGCAACCTCGACGCGCTGAAGGGGCAGGAGCTCCGCATGCGCGTCATCAAGGTCAACAAGAAGCGGGGCAACATCGTGCTGTCGCGCAAGGCGCTGCTCGAGGAGGAGAACGCCGAGCGGAAGAAGCACACGCTCGACACGCTCGCCGAGGGCAAGGTGCTGCGCGGCACGGTGAAGAACATCACCGACTACGGCGCCTTCATCGACCTGGGCGGCATCGACGGCCTGCTGCACATCACGGACATGTCGTGGGGGCGCGTCGGCCATCCCTCCGAGCTGTTCAAGGTCAACGACGAGATCGATGTCGTCGTCCTCAAGTACGACCCGGCGACCGAGCGGGTGTCGCTCGGGCACAAGCAGCTGGTGGGCGATCCGTGGCAGACCGTCATCGAGCGGTACCCGGTGGGACACCGCGTGAACGGGAAGGTCGTGAGCCTCACCGACTACGGCGCGTTCATCGAGCTGGAGCCGGGGGTCGAGGGGCTGATCCACGTTTCCGAGATGTCGTGGAGCAAGCGCGTGAAGCACCCGTCGAAGGTGCTGAACGCGGGGGATCCGGTCGAGGCGATGGTCCTCGGCGTGGATCCGGCGGCGCGGCGGATCTCGCTCGGCCTCAAGCAGGTCGAGTCGAACCCGTGGCACGAGCTTGCCGACAAGTACCCGGTGGGCACGAACATCACCGGCAAGGTGCGCAACCTCACCGAGTTCGGCGCGTTCGTCGAGGTCGAGGAGGGCATCGACGGCCTGATCCACATCTCCGACATGTCGTGGAGCAAGCGGATCAAGCACCCGTCGGAAGTCCTCAAGAAGGGGGACACCGTCCAGGCGATGGTGCTCAATATCGACGCCGACAACCAGCGGCTGTCGCTCGGCCTCAAGCAGCTGCAGACCGACATCTGGGACGAGTTCTTCTCCCAGCACAAGGTCGGCGAGATCGTCGAGGGCAAGGTGGTGCGCGTCACCAATTTCGGCGCCTTCGTCGAGCTGGCGGACGGCATCGAGGGGCTGATCCACGTGTCGGAGTTCGACGACCAGCGCGGCGAGCGCCTCGAGCTGCAGGTGGGCGAGAGCTACCAGATGAAGATCATCAAGCTCGTGCCCGGCGAGCGGAAGATCGGTCTCAGCATCCGCGCGCTGAAGAGCGACGAGTTCCGCACCGACTGGGAGGAGTACAACGAGTCGTCCGGCCGCCCGGGCGCCACGCTCGGCGACCACTTCCGGCAGCTGAATCGGGGCGAGTAA
- a CDS encoding (d)CMP kinase encodes MIIAIDGPSGAGKGTVARAVARALQYRHVDTGAMYRALAWKAMQEGQDLSEEAGVAAIGERAIFELDAGRIRIDGHDVAAAIRTPDIDAAAALVARHPAVRRVLVARQREYGQDGAIVMEGRDIGTVVFPDADVKIYLDASPEERARRRALDPAHASSQGRALSEVATALAARDRSDSTRAASPLAIAPDAVVIDTTGVPVEQVVARVLEIVRARE; translated from the coding sequence CTGATCATCGCCATCGACGGCCCGTCGGGAGCGGGCAAGGGCACCGTGGCGCGCGCCGTCGCGCGCGCGCTGCAGTATCGACACGTGGATACCGGCGCGATGTATCGCGCGCTCGCCTGGAAGGCGATGCAGGAGGGGCAGGATCTGTCAGAGGAGGCTGGCGTGGCGGCCATCGGCGAGCGCGCCATCTTCGAGCTGGATGCCGGGCGCATCCGGATCGACGGTCACGACGTGGCCGCGGCCATCCGCACGCCGGATATCGATGCCGCGGCGGCCCTGGTGGCGCGGCATCCGGCGGTGCGGCGCGTGCTGGTGGCGCGCCAGCGGGAGTACGGCCAGGACGGCGCCATCGTGATGGAGGGGCGCGACATCGGCACCGTCGTGTTCCCGGACGCCGACGTGAAGATCTACCTCGACGCTTCGCCCGAAGAACGGGCCCGCCGCCGCGCGCTGGACCCGGCGCACGCCAGCTCGCAAGGGCGAGCGCTGTCGGAGGTGGCCACCGCGCTGGCCGCGCGCGACCGGAGCGATTCGACGCGCGCGGCTTCGCCGCTCGCCATCGCGCCGGACGCCGTGGTGATTGATACGACGGGGGTGCCCGTCGAACAGGTCGTCGCCCGCGTGCTGGAAATCGTGCGAGCGCGCGAATAG